Proteins found in one Limanda limanda chromosome 18, fLimLim1.1, whole genome shotgun sequence genomic segment:
- the ddx51 gene encoding ATP-dependent RNA helicase DDX51 isoform X1 produces MSLFLVNRYLGVEEDGSISKESQSQVLLAKLQQKAKEKQKQSLTEQRPDLFEEQTLQLVDKKKRRADKDSIQEPQHNKKRNSEVAPLCELSSANHDEPVKEKINKKGVNVRPKKKKKNPTDNSPQCPSEPPVTGRDEPEDSEAAEADNYLLKQTTELSSTPIGFTVVGGFENKPFQKIQRVLPQWLAQPDVIHRDIKNNQVPISDISQLCAPLVKKLQNNGIQHFFPVQAEVIPAILESMQLGLLIGRGGYKPRDICVSAPTGSGKTLAFVIPVIQMLMERVVCEVRALAVLPTKELAQQVCKVFTSYAEGTTLKVVMLAGQRSFSAEQASLSEQRGGIRRSLVDIVVATPGRLVDHINKNSGLCLKHLRFLIIDEADRMIESMHQSWLNHVVRAVFRSGSEQRAMSVFRRTEPAYITAASLSPPQMPLQKLLFSATLTQNPEKLQQLGLHQPRLFSSLHRCSNITTPAVPTHKQERFDFPQGLTEHYVPCTLSSKPLLILHFLLRMKLSPILCFTNSRETAHRLFLLVQLFGGINAAEFSSRLSPGERKKKLKEFEQGKIQLLVCTDAAARGIDINRVKCVVNYDAPQYIRTYIHRIGRTARAGKTGLAFTLLLRVQEKSFLQMVMEAGSPGIQKQIVKPENLQSMEPRYEQTLQELAMVIKDERAT; encoded by the exons ATGTCTCTGTTTCTTGTGAATAG GTATCTTGGAGTGGAGGAAGATGGGAGCATCTCAAAAGAATCTCAGTCTCAGGTGTTGCTTGCTAAACTGCAGCAGAAGGCtaaagagaagcagaaacaaAGTTTGACAGAACAGAGACCAGACCTGTTTGAGGAGCAGACACTACAGCTggttgacaaaaagaaaagaagagctGACAAGGACAGCATTCAGGAGCCTCAACACAACAAAAAGAGGAATTCAGAAGTAGCTCCTTTGTGTGAGTTGAGCTCTGCAAACCATGATGAGCCTGTCAAAGAGAAAATTAATAAgaaaggtgtgaatgtgagaccgaaaaagaaaaaaaagaatcctacAG ACAATTCACCTCAATGTCCGTCAGAGCCTCCTGTGACTGGAAGAGATGAACCAGAggacagtgaagcagcagaggCAGACAATTACCTATTAAAGCAAACCACAGAGCTGTCATCCACTCCAATTGGATTCACAGTCGTGGGAGGATTTGAAAACAAGCCTTTCCAAAAG ATACAAAGGGTCCTGCCACAGTGGCTTGCTCAGCCTGATGTGATTCACAGAGACATCAAAAACAACCAGGTCCCCATCTCTGACATCTCCCAGCTGTGTGCGCCACTTGTGAAAAAACTACAGAATAATGGAATTCAGCACTTCTTTCCTG tGCAAGCAGAGGTTATTCCTGCCATCTTGGAGAGCATGCAGCTAGGGCTGCTTATCGGACGCGGTGGCTACAAGCCAAGAGatatctgtgtgtctgcacctaCAGGCAGTGGCAAGACTCTTGCATTTGTGATACCTGTCATTCAG ATGTTGATGGAGCGGGTGGTGTGTGAAGTCCGGGCTTTAGCTGTGTTGCCAACCAAAGAGCTTGCTCAGCAG GTTTGCAAAGTGTTCACATCATATGCTGAGGGAACAACTCTGAAAGTGGTGATGCTAGCTGGTCAGAGGTCCTTTTCTGCAGAGCAGGCTTCACTCTCTGAACAAAG GGGAGGCATAAGACGCAGTTTAGTGGACATTGTTGTGGCCACTCCAGGTCGACTGGTTGATCACATCAACAAGAATTCAGGCTTATGTCTGAAACATCTGAGGTTTCTT ATAATTGATGAGGCTGATAGGATGATTGAAAGCATGCACCAGTCTTGGCTCAATCATGTGGTGAGGGCAGTGTTCAGATCAGGAAGTGAACAAAGAGCAATGTCCGTCTTCAGGAGAACTGAACCTGCATACATCACAGCAGCCAG tctgtctccacctcAGATGCCACTACAGAAGCTGCTGTTTTCtgccacactcacacaaaacccAGAAAAGCTTCAGCAGCTGGGCCTCCACCAGCCCAGACTCTTTAGCTCCCTCCACAGATGCAGCAACATCACCACACCTGCAGTCCCCACCCACAAACAAGAGCGGTTTGACTTTCCCCAAGGCCTGACG GAGCACTATGTTCCCTGTACATTAAGCAGCAAacccctcctcatccttcacttcctcctacGAATGAAGCTCAGCCCCATCCTCTGCTTCACCAATTCCAGAGAGACTGCACACAG aCTGTTCCTCCTAGTACAGCTCTTTGGTGGAATTAATGCTGCCGAGTTCTCCTCACGCCTGTcacctggagagagaaagaagaagctgaaagaatTTGAACAAGGAAAAATCCAACT GTTGGTCTGCACCGATGCAGCTGCCAGAGGAATTGACATTAACAGAGTCAAATGTGTTGTGAATTACGATGCACCACAATACATCAGGACATACATTCACAG GATTGGAAGAACAGcaagagcaggaaaaacaggcCTGGCCTTCACCCTTCTACTCCGAGTTCAG GAGAAAAGCTTCCTTCAGATGGTGatggaagcaggaagtcctgGGATTCAAAAGCAGATTGTTAAACCTGAGAACCTCCAGAGTATGGAACCCCGATATGAACAAACACTGCAGGAGTTGGCTATGGTTATTAAG GATGAGAGAGCCACATAA
- the ddx51 gene encoding ATP-dependent RNA helicase DDX51 isoform X2, whose amino-acid sequence MSLFLVNRYLGVEEDGSISKESQSQVLLAKLQQKAKEKQKQSLTEQRPDLFEEQTLQLVDKKKRRADKDSIQEPQHNKKRNSEVAPLCELSSANHDEPVKEKINKKGVNVRPKKKKKNPTEPPVTGRDEPEDSEAAEADNYLLKQTTELSSTPIGFTVVGGFENKPFQKIQRVLPQWLAQPDVIHRDIKNNQVPISDISQLCAPLVKKLQNNGIQHFFPVQAEVIPAILESMQLGLLIGRGGYKPRDICVSAPTGSGKTLAFVIPVIQMLMERVVCEVRALAVLPTKELAQQVCKVFTSYAEGTTLKVVMLAGQRSFSAEQASLSEQRGGIRRSLVDIVVATPGRLVDHINKNSGLCLKHLRFLIIDEADRMIESMHQSWLNHVVRAVFRSGSEQRAMSVFRRTEPAYITAASLSPPQMPLQKLLFSATLTQNPEKLQQLGLHQPRLFSSLHRCSNITTPAVPTHKQERFDFPQGLTEHYVPCTLSSKPLLILHFLLRMKLSPILCFTNSRETAHRLFLLVQLFGGINAAEFSSRLSPGERKKKLKEFEQGKIQLLVCTDAAARGIDINRVKCVVNYDAPQYIRTYIHRIGRTARAGKTGLAFTLLLRVQEKSFLQMVMEAGSPGIQKQIVKPENLQSMEPRYEQTLQELAMVIKDERAT is encoded by the exons ATGTCTCTGTTTCTTGTGAATAG GTATCTTGGAGTGGAGGAAGATGGGAGCATCTCAAAAGAATCTCAGTCTCAGGTGTTGCTTGCTAAACTGCAGCAGAAGGCtaaagagaagcagaaacaaAGTTTGACAGAACAGAGACCAGACCTGTTTGAGGAGCAGACACTACAGCTggttgacaaaaagaaaagaagagctGACAAGGACAGCATTCAGGAGCCTCAACACAACAAAAAGAGGAATTCAGAAGTAGCTCCTTTGTGTGAGTTGAGCTCTGCAAACCATGATGAGCCTGTCAAAGAGAAAATTAATAAgaaaggtgtgaatgtgagaccgaaaaagaaaaaaaagaatcctacAG AGCCTCCTGTGACTGGAAGAGATGAACCAGAggacagtgaagcagcagaggCAGACAATTACCTATTAAAGCAAACCACAGAGCTGTCATCCACTCCAATTGGATTCACAGTCGTGGGAGGATTTGAAAACAAGCCTTTCCAAAAG ATACAAAGGGTCCTGCCACAGTGGCTTGCTCAGCCTGATGTGATTCACAGAGACATCAAAAACAACCAGGTCCCCATCTCTGACATCTCCCAGCTGTGTGCGCCACTTGTGAAAAAACTACAGAATAATGGAATTCAGCACTTCTTTCCTG tGCAAGCAGAGGTTATTCCTGCCATCTTGGAGAGCATGCAGCTAGGGCTGCTTATCGGACGCGGTGGCTACAAGCCAAGAGatatctgtgtgtctgcacctaCAGGCAGTGGCAAGACTCTTGCATTTGTGATACCTGTCATTCAG ATGTTGATGGAGCGGGTGGTGTGTGAAGTCCGGGCTTTAGCTGTGTTGCCAACCAAAGAGCTTGCTCAGCAG GTTTGCAAAGTGTTCACATCATATGCTGAGGGAACAACTCTGAAAGTGGTGATGCTAGCTGGTCAGAGGTCCTTTTCTGCAGAGCAGGCTTCACTCTCTGAACAAAG GGGAGGCATAAGACGCAGTTTAGTGGACATTGTTGTGGCCACTCCAGGTCGACTGGTTGATCACATCAACAAGAATTCAGGCTTATGTCTGAAACATCTGAGGTTTCTT ATAATTGATGAGGCTGATAGGATGATTGAAAGCATGCACCAGTCTTGGCTCAATCATGTGGTGAGGGCAGTGTTCAGATCAGGAAGTGAACAAAGAGCAATGTCCGTCTTCAGGAGAACTGAACCTGCATACATCACAGCAGCCAG tctgtctccacctcAGATGCCACTACAGAAGCTGCTGTTTTCtgccacactcacacaaaacccAGAAAAGCTTCAGCAGCTGGGCCTCCACCAGCCCAGACTCTTTAGCTCCCTCCACAGATGCAGCAACATCACCACACCTGCAGTCCCCACCCACAAACAAGAGCGGTTTGACTTTCCCCAAGGCCTGACG GAGCACTATGTTCCCTGTACATTAAGCAGCAAacccctcctcatccttcacttcctcctacGAATGAAGCTCAGCCCCATCCTCTGCTTCACCAATTCCAGAGAGACTGCACACAG aCTGTTCCTCCTAGTACAGCTCTTTGGTGGAATTAATGCTGCCGAGTTCTCCTCACGCCTGTcacctggagagagaaagaagaagctgaaagaatTTGAACAAGGAAAAATCCAACT GTTGGTCTGCACCGATGCAGCTGCCAGAGGAATTGACATTAACAGAGTCAAATGTGTTGTGAATTACGATGCACCACAATACATCAGGACATACATTCACAG GATTGGAAGAACAGcaagagcaggaaaaacaggcCTGGCCTTCACCCTTCTACTCCGAGTTCAG GAGAAAAGCTTCCTTCAGATGGTGatggaagcaggaagtcctgGGATTCAAAAGCAGATTGTTAAACCTGAGAACCTCCAGAGTATGGAACCCCGATATGAACAAACACTGCAGGAGTTGGCTATGGTTATTAAG GATGAGAGAGCCACATAA
- the smim8 gene encoding small integral membrane protein 8: protein MSPKEDCKVKESPVEKSYRTPGLRGARTTSLFRAVNPELFIKPNKPVMMFGLVTMTLCIGYLGYLHAMKENDQQLYETINSEGERCTRRKTSKWE, encoded by the exons ATGTCACCTAAAGAGGACTGTAAAGTGAAGGAGAGTCCCGTGGAAAAAAGCTACAGGACGCCAGGGCTTAGGGGTGCGAGGACTACCTCACTGTTCCGAGCGGTCAACCCTGAGCTCTTCATCAAACCT AATAAACCAGTGATGATGTTTGGACTGGTGACCATGACTCTCTGTATTGGATACCTGGGCTATCTGCACGCAATGAAAGAGAATGACCAGCAGCTTTATGAAACCATCAACAGTGAAGGGGAGAGATGCACGAGGAGGAAGACGTCCAAATGGGAGTGA